The Nonlabens spongiae genome contains a region encoding:
- the porK gene encoding T9SS ring complex lipoprotein PorK/GldK codes for MKKLIVLTAVIALLASCGKGDRGQLVGAKGKKWNPEKPYGMTLVPGGAFIMGKADEDIAATNDAPTKTVTVPSYYMDETEITNAEYRQFVYWVRDSIFKTKLALAADLQGAQPGDGGIGEYAFLDADESEDLTPWQEYYKNNYADLSLDGEGRKLNPDVELIWEQDEIPDEFYAEVYDSMYIPFEEAYNGQRTIDTEKIVFTYTEMDMEAAARNKGSKRSDYITQKKIKVYPDTTVWIRDFNYSYNEPMHNDYFYHEAYSDYPVVGVTWTQAKAFCQWRTLYHNAYRKQKNVERVNQYRLPTEAEWEYAARGGLEGATYPWGGPYAKNDRGCFLANFKPLRGDYAADQALYTVEAESYEPNEYGLYNMSGNVAEWVDSSYDVGSYEYMSSMSPAVNDKNNRRKGVRGGSWKDVSYFLQVGTRDFEYQDSARSYIGFRTVQSYLGTDVTLNASTN; via the coding sequence ATGAAAAAGTTAATAGTCTTGACAGCAGTAATCGCCTTGTTAGCGAGTTGTGGTAAGGGCGACAGAGGGCAGCTAGTGGGTGCCAAGGGTAAAAAATGGAATCCAGAGAAGCCTTACGGTATGACTTTGGTTCCAGGAGGTGCCTTCATTATGGGAAAAGCAGATGAGGATATTGCTGCTACCAACGATGCTCCTACAAAAACTGTTACAGTTCCTTCTTATTACATGGATGAGACTGAAATCACAAACGCAGAGTACCGTCAGTTTGTATACTGGGTTCGTGATTCTATATTCAAAACCAAACTGGCTCTTGCTGCCGATTTACAGGGTGCTCAGCCAGGTGATGGTGGTATAGGCGAGTATGCATTTCTTGATGCTGATGAAAGCGAAGATCTGACTCCATGGCAAGAGTATTATAAAAACAATTATGCTGATTTGAGTCTAGATGGTGAAGGTCGTAAGTTAAATCCAGATGTGGAGTTGATCTGGGAACAAGATGAAATACCAGATGAGTTTTATGCTGAGGTTTACGATTCAATGTACATTCCGTTTGAAGAGGCGTACAACGGTCAGCGCACCATAGATACTGAAAAAATAGTATTCACTTATACTGAAATGGATATGGAAGCTGCTGCAAGGAATAAGGGTTCCAAGCGTAGTGATTACATTACTCAAAAGAAAATTAAGGTCTATCCAGATACTACCGTTTGGATCAGAGATTTCAACTACAGTTATAATGAGCCTATGCATAATGATTACTTTTATCATGAGGCATACTCAGACTATCCAGTTGTTGGGGTGACGTGGACTCAGGCAAAAGCTTTTTGTCAGTGGAGAACACTTTACCACAATGCCTACAGAAAACAGAAGAATGTGGAGCGTGTTAACCAGTACCGCTTGCCTACTGAAGCTGAATGGGAATATGCGGCCCGTGGTGGTTTAGAAGGTGCAACTTATCCTTGGGGTGGGCCTTACGCTAAAAATGATAGGGGTTGCTTCTTGGCAAACTTTAAGCCGTTGCGTGGTGATTACGCAGCTGATCAAGCGCTTTATACAGTAGAGGCTGAATCATACGAGCCTAATGAGTATGGTTTGTACAACATGTCTGGTAACGTTGCTGAATGGGTTGATTCATCTTATGACGTGGGTTCTTATGAGTACATGTCCAGCATGAGTCCAGCGGTGAATGATAAGAATAACAGACGTAAAGGTGTGCGAGGAGGATCTTGGAAAGATGTATCCTACTTCCTTCAAGTAGGTACTAGAGATTTTGAATACCAGGATAGTGCTCGTAGCTATATAGGTTTCAGAACAGTACAATCTTATTTAGGAACTGACGTTACTCTTAATGCGTCAACTAACTAA
- the porL gene encoding type IX secretion system motor protein PorL/GldL produces MAQSKKVKKLFNMAYGLGASIVIIGALFKIAHWEIPIGGGAKIGGTTLLAIGLITEAIIFAISAFEPVKDELDWSLVYPELAGGQSVGGKKEVKKTPEEQLSAKLDKMLKEARIDAELMSSLGNSIRNFEGAAKGIAPAANAMTSTKKYSEEMSLAASQMETLNGLYKVQLEASARQAEANAAIADNADKLKAQMEGLTNNLSSLNGVYGNMLGAMKG; encoded by the coding sequence ATGGCACAATCTAAAAAAGTAAAGAAATTATTTAACATGGCGTACGGTCTAGGTGCGTCAATTGTAATCATCGGAGCATTATTTAAAATTGCTCACTGGGAAATTCCAATTGGAGGTGGTGCAAAAATTGGTGGTACGACATTATTGGCCATCGGACTTATTACTGAAGCAATCATTTTTGCGATTTCTGCGTTTGAACCAGTAAAAGATGAACTAGACTGGTCACTTGTGTATCCAGAACTTGCAGGTGGTCAATCTGTAGGTGGAAAGAAAGAAGTGAAGAAAACTCCAGAAGAGCAGCTTTCTGCTAAACTTGATAAGATGCTTAAAGAAGCTCGTATTGATGCTGAATTGATGAGTAGCTTAGGAAACAGCATCAGAAATTTTGAAGGAGCTGCAAAAGGAATTGCTCCAGCAGCAAATGCTATGACTTCAACTAAAAAGTATTCAGAAGAGATGTCTCTAGCGGCTTCTCAAATGGAAACGCTTAACGGTCTTTACAAAGTTCAGCTTGAGGCATCAGCAAGACAAGCTGAAGCTAATGCAGCAATCGCAGATAATGCTGATAAGTTGAAAGCTCAAATGGAAGGTTTGACAAATAACCTATCATCACTTAATGGAGTTTATGGTAACATGTTAGGTGCCATGAAAGGATAA